The Peribacillus simplex genome contains a region encoding:
- a CDS encoding MFS transporter yields the protein MQLYASKKRKLMISGLLFVGMILSFFDRVAINVGIIPIADEFHLNTSQTGFLISIFFVSYSLMQPLGGWMTDKYGARVMVTVSLFSWSLFTVMSGFAWSFMSLLFIRFLFGLGEGPFYPASMSTIRDNFPEEERGRANSFFLSAQNIGGILGTALAASMVVAFGWRGMLPLPGF from the coding sequence ATGCAGCTGTATGCAAGTAAGAAACGAAAATTAATGATTAGCGGCCTTTTATTTGTTGGAATGATTTTAAGCTTTTTTGATCGCGTTGCCATAAATGTCGGAATTATTCCCATTGCAGATGAGTTTCATCTCAATACGTCCCAGACAGGTTTTTTAATTAGTATATTTTTTGTTAGTTACTCGCTCATGCAACCGCTTGGCGGATGGATGACCGATAAATATGGAGCCAGGGTCATGGTTACTGTTTCTTTGTTTAGTTGGTCTTTGTTCACTGTTATGTCTGGGTTTGCTTGGTCATTTATGTCTTTATTATTCATTCGTTTTCTGTTCGGTTTAGGGGAGGGGCCTTTCTATCCTGCCAGTATGTCCACTATAAGAGATAACTTCCCGGAAGAAGAACGGGGCCGGGCAAATTCATTTTTCCTGTCTGCCCAGAATATTGGCGGGATATTAGGTACCGCTCTTGCCGCTTCGATGGTTGTAGCTTTCGGGTGGCGGGGCATGTTACCATTGCCGGGATTCTAG
- a CDS encoding energy-coupling factor ABC transporter ATP-binding protein, whose product MDEHIFHIEGLTHQFADGTFALNDLSLTIQHGKKIALLGNNGAGKSTLFLHLNGLLQPTAGKIRFKGKKMKYNRKALLSLRNQVGIVFQDPDSQLFSANVQQDISFGPMNLGWDRNAVQEKVNWAMAETEVTELKDRPTHFLSLGQKKRVAIAGVLAMEPDVWLLDEPTAGLDPYFSRQIMALLDSIHHHDKTIILSTHDVNLAYQWADEVVVMNAGKVIYQGDPVSVFHDEDVLLQAHLEKPWVFEMFQALLQSREPLVRDLYPRTKDELLQMLETERIF is encoded by the coding sequence ATGGACGAGCATATTTTTCATATAGAAGGCCTCACCCATCAATTCGCGGATGGAACGTTCGCTTTAAACGATCTTTCGCTAACGATCCAACATGGTAAAAAGATAGCATTATTAGGCAATAATGGTGCCGGAAAATCGACTTTATTCCTCCATTTAAATGGTCTTTTACAACCTACGGCAGGAAAAATCAGATTTAAGGGCAAGAAAATGAAATATAACCGTAAAGCATTATTATCATTACGAAATCAAGTCGGGATCGTCTTTCAAGATCCCGACTCGCAGCTCTTTTCCGCTAATGTACAACAGGATATATCGTTTGGACCGATGAATTTAGGATGGGATAGAAATGCCGTCCAGGAGAAAGTAAATTGGGCGATGGCTGAAACGGAAGTAACCGAACTGAAAGACAGGCCCACCCATTTTTTGAGCCTAGGGCAAAAAAAACGAGTCGCCATTGCTGGGGTACTCGCCATGGAACCCGATGTCTGGCTCTTGGATGAGCCTACCGCTGGATTGGATCCTTATTTCTCAAGACAGATCATGGCTCTGCTGGACAGTATCCACCACCATGACAAAACGATCATCCTATCAACTCATGATGTTAATTTAGCTTATCAATGGGCTGATGAAGTCGTTGTCATGAACGCTGGTAAGGTCATATACCAAGGAGATCCCGTCTCCGTTTTCCATGATGAAGACGTTTTGCTGCAGGCACATCTGGAGAAGCCGTGGGTTTTTGAAATGTTTCAAGCCCTCCTTCAATCAAGGGAACCTTTAGTACGGGACCTTTACCCAAGAACGAAGGACGAATTGCTTCAAATGTTGGAGACTGAAAGGATTTTTTAA
- a CDS encoding alanine/glycine:cation symporter family protein produces the protein MEILENFISETNDVLWSSILIIMLIGLGLYFSVRTKFVQFRMVGEMFRLLGEGATAEKKGVTSFQAFCISTASRVGTGNLAGVAIAITMGGPGAVFWMWLIALIGSASAFIESTLAQIYKVKDGDAFRGGPAYYMEKALNARWMGITFAVLISLTFGLAFNSVQANTITSAFNESFGIEKWVTAIILAIVTAVIIFGGIKMVAKVSEVIVPIMAGAYVIVALIIIIMNITELPGVFVLIFESAFNGIKEVAGGVLGAAMMQGIKRGLFSNEAGMGSAPNAGATADVSHPVKQGLIQSLGVFVDTLIICSSTAFIILFSGLYTSKETDGIVLTQNALGTALGSWAGIFLAIIVLLFAFSSIVGNYYYGESNIGFINENKVWLNIYRIAVVGMVIFGSLASLDFVWGLADLLMALMAIINLIAIALLGKIAFAALADYQKQKKSGKNPVFHVNNIKGLKNVECWGDPSDNVDVRKEA, from the coding sequence ATGGAGATCTTAGAAAATTTTATTAGTGAGACAAATGATGTGTTATGGTCTTCCATATTGATCATCATGTTGATTGGATTGGGACTTTATTTTTCCGTTCGCACGAAGTTTGTTCAATTCAGGATGGTAGGGGAAATGTTCCGGCTATTGGGCGAAGGGGCCACTGCGGAAAAAAAAGGTGTGACATCCTTTCAGGCATTTTGTATTAGTACGGCTTCCCGGGTAGGAACGGGTAACCTTGCGGGTGTTGCCATAGCGATCACGATGGGCGGCCCTGGAGCCGTTTTCTGGATGTGGTTAATAGCACTGATCGGATCTGCTTCGGCTTTCATTGAAAGTACACTTGCTCAAATCTATAAGGTCAAGGATGGGGATGCATTCCGCGGCGGTCCTGCGTATTATATGGAAAAAGCATTGAATGCCCGCTGGATGGGCATTACTTTCGCTGTGTTGATTTCGCTTACATTTGGACTGGCATTCAACTCGGTACAAGCCAATACGATTACAAGCGCATTCAACGAATCGTTTGGGATCGAAAAGTGGGTTACGGCAATCATCTTGGCTATTGTCACGGCTGTCATCATTTTTGGCGGGATCAAAATGGTTGCAAAGGTCTCTGAAGTCATCGTTCCGATCATGGCAGGAGCCTATGTGATAGTGGCGTTGATTATCATCATCATGAATATCACCGAGTTACCTGGTGTTTTTGTCCTGATCTTTGAAAGTGCATTTAATGGCATAAAAGAAGTGGCTGGCGGAGTACTGGGAGCTGCCATGATGCAGGGAATCAAGCGCGGCCTATTTTCAAATGAAGCCGGGATGGGTAGTGCACCAAATGCTGGTGCGACGGCAGATGTCAGTCATCCCGTCAAGCAAGGGCTCATTCAGTCACTAGGTGTTTTTGTCGATACGCTCATCATTTGCAGTTCGACTGCCTTCATCATTTTGTTTTCAGGTCTTTATACATCGAAGGAAACGGATGGAATCGTCCTTACCCAAAATGCCCTTGGAACGGCATTGGGATCTTGGGCGGGTATTTTCCTTGCCATCATTGTATTGTTATTCGCCTTTAGCTCCATTGTGGGCAACTATTATTATGGAGAGTCGAACATTGGCTTCATCAATGAAAATAAGGTTTGGTTAAACATCTATCGTATTGCAGTCGTAGGGATGGTGATATTCGGTTCACTTGCCTCATTGGATTTTGTTTGGGGACTGGCTGACTTGCTGATGGCCCTTATGGCCATTATCAACCTGATCGCGATAGCATTACTAGGGAAGATTGCATTTGCTGCACTGGCGGATTATCAAAAGCAAAAGAAAAGTGGGAAAAATCCTGTCTTCCATGTGAACAATATTAAAGGTTTGAAGAATGTGGAATGTTGGGGTGACCCGTCCGATAATGTGGATGTGAGGAAGGAAGCCTAA
- a CDS encoding YozQ family protein: MDSKQSKNESSEIAGRTYDVSDYKREDDLSSGLATTHEQVSDTYAEGEIKAVVDDVNGRDIELAKERTEEEK; this comes from the coding sequence ATGGATAGCAAGCAATCAAAAAATGAATCTTCAGAAATTGCCGGAAGAACATATGATGTCAGTGATTATAAACGGGAAGATGATTTATCTTCTGGACTGGCTACAACCCACGAACAAGTCTCGGATACTTATGCGGAAGGCGAAATAAAAGCAGTCGTTGATGATGTAAACGGAAGAGATATTGAACTTGCAAAAGAAAGAACTGAGGAAGAAAAGTAA
- a CDS encoding alkyl/aryl-sulfatase: protein MSKVSIMKGIVSVPIVFAILAESSITNASSEEPMPATYATISANKAFYEQLNFKDKEDFKDAHKGFIAPLNMNPIENSKGDVVWDSNRYSFIKEDQPASNTVNPSLWRQAQLQNITGLFKVVDGVYQVRGQDLSVLTIVEGKTGVIVLDTLSTIETAKAAMELYFEHRPKKPVSAIVISHSHADHFGGIKGIAQYAENPAKVPIIVPEDFNDEALSENILLGNIMSRRAGYMFGNLLPANDRGFVTSGIGPGLSNGTFSYLPPTMEVKDDIQTVEIDGIAFKFLLTPDSEAPSEMHYYIKDYKTLVVAENTGHTLHNIYTLRGAKTRDTLKWVKALDETVDLFGNEDIDAMVTAHTWPVWGKDHVLEQLESQRDLYKYIHDQTIRLANLGLTPDEIAEKLKLPEKLDKVWANRGYYGTLKHNVKAVYNFYLGYFNANPSDLDTLPQEESGAKYVEYMGGEKKVIKRAKLDYKKGEYRWVAQVLKHVVMANPKNTEAKNLLANAYEQLGYTAESAVWRNFYLTGADELRNGVADSKGTGGMMSLDTLLNMPMDDFLKFLSIKLNGTKAENRNMTFNITFKDSKTNYMIDLENSVLNFKKGKMASNPDAALTMDRLTFYQIALGRLDLSKMEAAGNVSISGDKEQFVDFLSLLDQFQPKVNIVTP from the coding sequence ATGTCCAAAGTATCTATTATGAAAGGAATTGTTTCCGTTCCCATTGTTTTTGCTATACTCGCAGAATCTTCTATTACAAATGCATCATCTGAAGAGCCAATGCCAGCAACATATGCAACTATTTCAGCAAATAAAGCTTTTTATGAACAGTTGAATTTTAAAGACAAGGAAGATTTCAAGGATGCACATAAAGGATTCATTGCACCCTTGAACATGAATCCAATAGAGAATTCAAAAGGTGACGTAGTATGGGATAGTAATCGATATTCATTCATCAAAGAAGATCAGCCGGCAAGTAATACTGTAAATCCTAGCTTGTGGAGGCAGGCACAATTACAAAATATAACAGGCTTATTTAAAGTGGTAGATGGCGTTTATCAAGTTCGGGGCCAGGATTTATCAGTACTTACCATTGTGGAAGGAAAAACTGGAGTAATAGTTTTGGATACACTTTCTACAATTGAAACGGCCAAAGCAGCGATGGAGCTTTATTTTGAACATCGACCCAAAAAACCGGTAAGTGCCATTGTTATTAGTCATAGTCATGCGGATCACTTTGGTGGTATAAAGGGCATTGCTCAGTACGCTGAAAATCCAGCTAAGGTGCCCATTATTGTTCCCGAAGATTTTAACGATGAAGCGCTAAGTGAAAATATTCTTTTAGGTAATATAATGTCCCGCCGTGCAGGTTATATGTTTGGAAATCTTTTACCCGCAAATGATAGAGGGTTTGTTACTTCTGGTATTGGCCCGGGATTAAGTAACGGAACTTTTAGCTATTTACCTCCAACAATGGAAGTAAAGGATGATATTCAAACGGTGGAAATAGACGGAATAGCATTTAAGTTTTTATTGACGCCGGATTCAGAAGCTCCATCAGAGATGCATTATTATATCAAAGATTACAAAACTTTAGTGGTAGCCGAAAACACCGGACACACGTTACATAACATTTATACATTAAGGGGAGCTAAAACCAGGGATACCTTGAAATGGGTGAAAGCACTTGATGAAACAGTCGATCTGTTTGGAAATGAAGATATAGATGCTATGGTTACCGCCCATACATGGCCCGTATGGGGAAAAGACCATGTTCTGGAGCAGTTGGAAAGTCAGCGTGATTTGTATAAATATATTCATGACCAAACCATACGATTAGCTAATTTAGGACTCACACCTGATGAAATCGCGGAAAAGTTAAAGCTTCCTGAAAAGTTGGATAAAGTTTGGGCCAATCGGGGGTATTACGGAACATTGAAACACAACGTAAAAGCGGTGTACAACTTTTATTTAGGATATTTCAACGCTAATCCATCCGATTTGGATACTTTACCACAAGAGGAATCGGGCGCTAAATATGTGGAGTATATGGGTGGGGAAAAAAAGGTCATTAAACGGGCAAAACTTGATTATAAAAAAGGGGAATATCGCTGGGTGGCTCAAGTCTTAAAGCATGTTGTCATGGCTAACCCCAAAAATACAGAAGCAAAAAATTTACTGGCTAATGCTTATGAACAATTAGGATACACAGCTGAATCTGCTGTGTGGCGTAATTTCTATCTTACCGGCGCAGATGAGTTAAGGAATGGTGTGGCAGACTCCAAGGGAACTGGCGGAATGATGAGTCTTGATACGCTGCTCAATATGCCAATGGATGATTTCCTGAAATTCTTGTCCATTAAATTAAACGGAACAAAAGCGGAAAATAGAAATATGACATTCAATATTACATTTAAGGATTCGAAAACCAATTACATGATTGATCTAGAGAATTCAGTATTGAATTTCAAGAAAGGGAAAATGGCGTCCAACCCTGATGCAGCATTAACAATGGATAGACTAACCTTTTATCAAATTGCTCTAGGACGTTTAGATTTATCCAAGATGGAAGCAGCCGGTAACGTTTCCATTTCCGGTGATAAAGAGCAGTTTGTAGATTTCTTGTCTTTGCTGGATCAATTTCAACCAAAGGTTAATATCGTTACTCCGTGA
- a CDS encoding acyl-CoA dehydrogenase family protein — MVTTQEEKLEVLQTKLQAFIQDELLPYEQEHGLNSEEDIPMEAIKWARKRSRELGFYGINLPEKYGGQDVSLKGLCMFKEELARSGAVLWGQVIGEIGGPLRIGQMLESFTPEQIEKYVMPVVKGEASCCFALTEPNAGSDAFAIETTAVKDGNDYILNGKKHFISAAPYADFAIVMAKEFQEGGKGRITAFLVDKRTPKHSGFELGDIQVPLSGERIHAELNFNQCRVPAANIIGEPGKGLLLGLKRINTNRASHAAGFIGMAQHLLNLSIEHAKTRVQHGRPIGDFQAIQHMLAEMATEIYAAKCMVYDVVEKIDQGKEDRAGTSMAKLFASEVNSRVADKAIQIFGSKGLVKGHPVEKMYRSARMYRILSGTSEIQKNTIAKALLKG; from the coding sequence ATGGTAACAACGCAGGAAGAGAAATTAGAGGTACTTCAAACAAAGTTGCAGGCTTTCATTCAAGATGAATTGCTTCCATATGAACAGGAGCATGGATTGAACTCTGAAGAGGATATACCGATGGAAGCCATAAAATGGGCAAGAAAACGATCCAGGGAATTGGGTTTTTACGGAATTAACCTCCCTGAAAAGTATGGTGGACAAGATGTTAGCTTAAAAGGATTATGCATGTTCAAGGAAGAATTGGCCCGTTCCGGAGCGGTGTTATGGGGGCAGGTTATCGGCGAGATTGGCGGGCCGCTAAGAATTGGTCAAATGTTGGAAAGCTTTACACCGGAGCAAATAGAAAAATATGTGATGCCCGTCGTGAAGGGGGAAGCGAGCTGCTGTTTTGCCCTAACAGAACCAAATGCCGGATCGGACGCCTTTGCTATCGAAACAACTGCCGTTAAAGACGGAAATGATTATATATTGAATGGAAAAAAACATTTTATCAGTGCTGCACCCTATGCTGATTTCGCCATTGTCATGGCGAAAGAATTTCAGGAAGGAGGAAAAGGTAGAATCACTGCTTTCCTAGTAGATAAAAGAACACCCAAACATTCGGGGTTTGAACTAGGAGACATTCAAGTTCCCTTATCAGGAGAGCGCATACATGCTGAATTAAATTTCAATCAATGTCGAGTGCCTGCCGCCAATATAATCGGAGAACCAGGAAAAGGGTTGCTGCTCGGATTGAAGAGAATAAACACAAATCGCGCTTCCCATGCGGCCGGCTTTATCGGAATGGCTCAGCACCTTCTCAATTTATCTATTGAGCATGCTAAAACGCGAGTCCAACACGGCCGGCCCATTGGTGACTTCCAGGCAATTCAGCATATGCTTGCAGAAATGGCGACGGAAATCTATGCAGCAAAGTGCATGGTCTATGATGTGGTTGAAAAAATTGATCAAGGAAAAGAGGATCGGGCCGGCACGTCCATGGCAAAACTGTTTGCTTCAGAAGTAAATAGCCGTGTGGCTGACAAGGCCATCCAAATCTTTGGCTCCAAAGGCTTGGTAAAAGGTCATCCTGTAGAAAAAATGTACAGGAGTGCACGGATGTATCGGATTCTGAGTGGAACCTCGGAAATTCAAAAAAATACAATTGCCAAAGCATTATTAAAAGGGTAA
- a CDS encoding MFS transporter has product MAGHVTIAGILGILISFGIWFILKPQGTQEVKKDNPKQKKVALKLLFKIENIWKLITFKFISNIINYGLITWMPIYLVKEKGVDLIAAGGLLAIPYVFGFLMFNVSGWLLDKHMANREKYLAAAGALLSAIFLFLMSNATSIALFITYLTLNSIALSFFGTVLYTIIIKYSPKELTGSASGLVTFAGQIAGAVSPLALGLIISLFNDSYDAAFLFLVIMALLGTVVAVSIKNNRARPAKEYEKTTTIV; this is encoded by the coding sequence GTGGCGGGGCATGTTACCATTGCCGGGATTCTAGGGATATTAATTTCTTTCGGTATTTGGTTCATTCTAAAGCCTCAAGGAACTCAAGAGGTTAAAAAAGACAATCCGAAACAAAAAAAGGTAGCTCTGAAACTATTATTTAAAATCGAAAATATTTGGAAACTCATAACTTTCAAGTTTATCTCAAATATTATCAACTATGGCCTGATCACTTGGATGCCTATATATTTGGTTAAGGAAAAAGGGGTTGATTTAATAGCCGCCGGGGGTTTATTGGCAATCCCTTATGTTTTTGGTTTCTTGATGTTTAATGTAAGCGGATGGCTTCTGGATAAGCATATGGCTAACCGGGAGAAGTATCTTGCTGCTGCAGGAGCTTTATTATCCGCAATTTTTCTCTTTTTAATGTCTAATGCCACGTCCATAGCACTTTTCATCACTTATCTCACTCTCAACTCCATAGCACTGTCTTTCTTTGGGACCGTTCTATATACGATTATCATAAAATACTCACCAAAGGAACTTACGGGCTCTGCCTCCGGACTCGTAACTTTTGCTGGTCAAATTGCAGGTGCGGTTTCTCCTTTAGCCCTCGGTTTGATTATCAGTTTGTTTAATGACTCCTATGACGCAGCTTTCCTGTTTTTGGTGATAATGGCGTTGTTGGGTACGGTTGTTGCCGTTTCTATTAAAAATAATCGGGCACGACCGGCTAAAGAATACGAAAAAACAACTACCATTGTATAA
- a CDS encoding class I adenylate-forming enzyme family protein, with product MLHKLTFQSLLNKGMKRFGELPAITLLPNGETITYDELWKKTNLISSYLLRLGAGRGVRIATIIPNSLESVMFGLAIQQCGATLVPLSEKLGKREIQFILKEAKPEVVIIATKTHFDSFIEYLEEMKKEDVHVIGLPGFNTNYPEEFERFQWPGEINNLDLPLAEAEDIALLSYTGGTTGTPKGVMHSQKGLGAAILSAAIEDPLDDRDRVLLSTPIVHSAGSLLWRSLVSGVHVYVMASFDAAEFIRAIKDHEITTTFMVPTMLYRLLDQTKKMEYDMSSMRNIFYGASPISQKRLKEAFEVFGPIMRQQYGMTECNIVITRLSKSAHVWAYHNNSEILRSCGKPCILTEIRLIDDEGNDVKPSELGEIIVKSPAMMAGYYQRPDLTEEYIRDGWFYTGDIGKWDESGYLYIVDRKKDMIISGGMNVYSSEVERVVNLHPSVALSACIGVPHPDWGEVVCVVASLQEGLNCTSEELIDFCKQRTSKYMVPKVVYFLDKFPLTPIGKIDKKELRKLFAQGILTI from the coding sequence ATGCTGCATAAGTTGACATTTCAGTCACTGTTGAATAAAGGAATGAAACGGTTCGGCGAACTGCCCGCAATTACCTTGTTGCCAAACGGGGAAACGATAACCTACGACGAGTTATGGAAGAAAACAAACCTTATCTCTTCTTATTTACTTCGCTTAGGTGCAGGAAGGGGTGTCCGCATAGCGACCATCATTCCAAACAGTTTGGAAAGTGTGATGTTTGGTTTGGCCATCCAGCAATGTGGGGCTACCTTAGTGCCATTAAGTGAAAAACTGGGGAAACGAGAAATACAATTCATCCTAAAGGAAGCAAAACCAGAAGTGGTCATAATAGCTACAAAGACACACTTTGACAGCTTCATTGAGTATTTGGAAGAAATGAAGAAGGAAGATGTCCATGTCATTGGGCTTCCTGGCTTTAATACTAATTATCCAGAGGAGTTTGAACGGTTTCAATGGCCCGGTGAAATAAATAATTTAGACTTGCCTTTAGCTGAAGCGGAAGACATTGCCCTTCTGTCATATACAGGCGGGACAACGGGGACACCGAAAGGCGTCATGCATTCCCAGAAGGGACTCGGCGCCGCCATACTTTCTGCCGCTATCGAAGACCCACTTGACGACCGAGACCGAGTATTGCTAAGTACGCCTATTGTGCATTCGGCCGGTTCATTACTTTGGAGATCCCTTGTTTCGGGCGTCCATGTCTATGTGATGGCATCATTCGACGCTGCAGAATTCATACGGGCGATAAAGGATCATGAAATTACGACGACATTCATGGTACCGACCATGTTATACAGACTACTCGATCAGACAAAGAAGATGGAATATGATATGAGCTCCATGCGCAATATTTTCTACGGCGCGTCACCAATTTCACAAAAGCGCCTTAAAGAAGCTTTTGAAGTATTCGGGCCCATTATGCGCCAGCAATACGGCATGACAGAATGTAATATTGTCATTACAAGACTATCGAAAAGCGCTCATGTATGGGCTTATCATAACAATTCGGAAATTTTGAGAAGCTGTGGAAAACCGTGCATTCTTACCGAAATTCGACTGATTGATGATGAAGGAAATGATGTAAAACCTTCCGAGCTTGGTGAAATTATCGTAAAATCGCCAGCGATGATGGCAGGCTATTATCAAAGACCTGATCTTACCGAGGAATACATCCGTGATGGCTGGTTCTACACTGGTGATATTGGTAAATGGGATGAAAGCGGTTACCTTTATATTGTGGATCGAAAGAAAGATATGATCATTTCAGGCGGGATGAACGTATATTCTTCAGAAGTTGAGCGGGTGGTGAACCTGCACCCTTCTGTTGCATTAAGTGCTTGCATAGGTGTTCCCCATCCAGATTGGGGAGAAGTAGTGTGTGTCGTTGCATCACTGCAAGAAGGGTTGAACTGTACTAGTGAGGAATTAATTGATTTCTGCAAACAAAGAACCTCAAAGTATATGGTTCCTAAAGTTGTCTATTTTCTAGATAAGTTTCCATTAACGCCGATTGGAAAAATTGATAAGAAAGAATTAAGAAAGCTGTTTGCACAAGGTATTTTAACCATCTAG
- a CDS encoding LysR family transcriptional regulator: protein MNIEQLEYIIKVAEVNSISTASESLHISQSGISMAITSLEKELGIKIFKRSRLGTIPTEDGKEIIQKALEVLSKLEEIRDSAQIHSDTMEKELRLSSTQGLFLTVLPKSLALFKKKYPEVKIVIEEKGGQEITEEVLNAKIDIGLLNIPKVKPKENELEFQPLMEAKVIVSVSKNSPLANRKSITPQELMDQNLVVYNGPRMKAFIKGFFDHYGEMNILFFTNNTEIIKKTVAEGLAIAFSYDIGMNSDPYFLSGELVAIPLVELENNTMEFGYVRSKKQHFSKAAREFIKCLEFYTALKY from the coding sequence ATGAATATAGAACAATTGGAATATATCATAAAGGTGGCCGAGGTAAACTCGATTTCCACGGCTTCTGAGAGCCTCCATATCTCTCAATCCGGAATCAGCATGGCCATTACCAGTCTGGAGAAGGAATTAGGTATAAAAATATTCAAACGGTCACGGTTAGGAACCATACCTACAGAAGACGGAAAGGAAATCATCCAGAAGGCTCTTGAAGTATTAAGCAAATTGGAAGAAATAAGAGACAGTGCGCAAATACATTCAGATACGATGGAAAAAGAGTTACGCCTATCATCTACACAAGGTTTATTTCTTACGGTTTTGCCTAAATCATTGGCATTATTTAAGAAGAAGTATCCCGAGGTGAAAATTGTGATTGAAGAAAAAGGGGGACAAGAGATAACCGAAGAAGTACTGAATGCTAAGATAGACATCGGGCTCTTGAATATTCCAAAGGTTAAACCAAAAGAAAATGAATTGGAATTTCAACCTTTAATGGAAGCAAAAGTGATTGTGTCGGTCAGTAAGAATTCCCCTTTAGCCAACCGTAAAAGCATAACCCCACAAGAGCTAATGGACCAAAATCTGGTCGTTTACAATGGACCAAGGATGAAGGCGTTCATCAAAGGTTTTTTTGATCATTACGGTGAGATGAATATTTTGTTTTTCACAAATAATACAGAAATCATCAAAAAAACCGTCGCTGAGGGATTAGCCATTGCCTTTTCCTATGATATTGGAATGAACAGCGACCCCTATTTCCTAAGCGGGGAACTTGTGGCCATTCCTTTGGTTGAGCTAGAAAATAATACAATGGAATTCGGTTATGTTCGCTCCAAGAAGCAGCATTTTTCAAAAGCTGCCAGAGAGTTTATAAAATGTCTCGAATTCTATACTGCTCTTAAATATTAG